AGCGAGTACGGCGCCGGGATGAACGGGTGGACCGCGTGCGGCCAGAGCACCACGACGTCCCAGACGATGTTGGCCCCGCGACGCAGGGTTGGGGACTCGGAGCGCGCCGCGCGAGCACGTGGTGGTCACCGTCGGTGGCGCGGAAGAAGCGCGATCGCACGTCGCCGTCGACCTGCTTCACGCGCGGCCGGTCGAGCAGGTCCGCGGGCGGCGTGCCGCTCACTCCGTGGACGCGCAGCTCCACCCAGGGAGCCCGCGCGTCCACGCCGCTCATCGCAGTGCCGCCCCCTGCTCAGGCACGAGCCATGGTTCCTCCGGTGGCGCCGGAGGACCAGCGTCAGCGGCCGCCGGCGACGCGCAGCGTGCTGCCGGTGACGTACGACGCCGCATCGCTCATCAGCCAGGCGATCGCGTCGGCGATCTCGGCCGGCTCACCCGGACGCCCGAGCGGGATCCGCGCCGAGACACGTTCCAGCCGACCAGGGTCCCCGGCGTCCTCGTGGATGCGCGTGCGCACCATGCCCGGTGCGACGCCGACCACCCGAACCCCGCCCTCGGCGACCTCCTGGGCCAGCCCGATGGTCATCGCGTCGACGCCGGCCTTCGCCGCGGCGTACTGCACGTACTCCCCCGGCGACCCGAGCGTCGCGGCGCCGGAGCTGACGTTGACGATCACTCCGCCCCTTCCGCCGTACGTCGTGGCGAGGGCCCGCACCGCGGCCCGCGCGACATAGAGGGCACCGGTCAGGTTGAGCTCGACCGTGCGCGCGATGACGTCGACCGGCGTCTCCGCGAGTGGGCCGACGTGGAGCGTGGCGCCGGCGTTGTTGACCACGCCGGTCAGCCGGCCGCGGCGCGCAGCCTCGACGAAGAGCGCGTCGACGCCAGCAGCATCAGCCACGTCCGCGCGAACGACCACGCACTGGGCGCCGGCGTCCTCGACGGCGAGCCGGCACTCCTCCGCGGCCTCATCGTCGCGCGCGTAGCCGAGCACCAGGTCGTGGCCGTCGGCCGCGAGCCGGAGGGCGGTGGCGGCGCCGATTCCTCGGGTGCCGCCGGTGATGAGGGTGAGGGGACGTTCCATGCGCGTCAGTCAATCAGCTTCGTGCACGGCGTGCCGGAACGGCGAGAGGGCAAGTGCGAGAGCGACCAGCACGAGCCCGGCGGCCCCGATCCACATGACGGGCCGGAAGCCGAGGGCGTCGGCGAGCAGCCCGCCCACGGGTGCACCGACGACGATCATCGCGCGGTTCACGGACCGCATCGTGGTGTTCATCCGACCCTGGAGAGCGTCCGGCGTCGCTGCCTGGCGGTAGCCCATCGAGTTCGCGTTCGAGACGCCCAGCGCGATGCCGTAGAGGAACTGCCCGCAGGCAACGACCACCAGGGCCAGCACGTGCGCCTCCTCACGGCCCGGGGCGAGTACGACGATCGCCCAAGCGACCGGCATCAGGATCTGGCACCCGATCACTGTCCGTCCGGCACCCCACCGCAGACCGAGGCGGGTCGCCGCCAGGCTCCCGAGCAGGCCGCCCACCCCGGCGGCCGCGAGGACGACGCCGAGCTCGAAGGCGCTCAGTCCGAGCCCGATCAGCGCGAAGGGCACGAACACCGTGGTGAGGGCGCTGTTGAACAGGAACCAGCCGTGGGTCGTGATCGCGAACGGCGACAGCACTCGGTGACGGTAGACAAACGCCAGCCCCTCCCCGATCTCGCGGCGGAGGTGGAGCTTCCCGTCACGGGGCGCGACCGTCTCGGAGACCCTGACGGTGGCGGTCAACACACCCGACACCAGGTAGGACAGGGAGTCGACCAGCACCGCCAGCGGCGCCCCGAGCGCGGTGACGAGGGCGCCGCCGACCACCGGCCCGGATGTCTGGGCCACCGACGCGCTCTGATCGAGGCGCGCGTTTGCGGCGAGCAGCGCGGATCGCGGCACCAGCCGTGGCAGGAGCGACTGGGTCGCCGCGTCGTTCAGCAGGGACAAGGTGCCGAACACGACCATCACGCCCATCAGGACCGGCAGCGTCAGCCGGTCGAGGAACCACAGGAGCGGGATGACGCCGAGCAAGACCGCCCGCCCGAGATCGGTGACAACGAGGACCGGCTGACGACGACGGCGGTCGACGAGGGCCCCGACGACCAATCCGAGCAGCAGATAGGGAAGCCACCGTGCCGCGTTCACGAAACCGACGTCGGCGGCGGAGCCGCGCAGCGTCAGGACCACCAGGACCTGTATCGCGACCGTGGTGACGTAGCTGCCGAAGCCGGAGACTGTCTCGGCGAGCCAGAAGCGGGCGAACCCCTGGTGCGCGAACACGTCTGGACGTCGCCCAGGAGCGTTGCCGGGCGACGTCACTGTCCGGGCAGTCCCCACCAGGTGTCGAGCCGCGCCACCGCAGGCGCCTCGCGACCGTCGCGCAGCAGCCGCGCCGTACGGAAGAGGTACGCCGCGATGCCGGCGCCGCCCTGCATCCAGCCGACCCCCGGCGGCAGCAGCGGGTCCTCGTTGCGGTGCTCGACAAACCGCCAGAAAGCGTGCGGCCCGTCGGTGATGGCACGCTCGACCAGGGCGTCCGCCAGCCGAACGGCGAAGGCCAGATCGTCGTCCTCTCCCCCGCGCTGCCACGCGTCGAGGAACACGTCGCCGACGCCGGCAAGCTCGAGCGCGCTGAACAACAGCGACGTGCCGGTCGGGCCGTGGCACCAGGTGAAGGTGGCGTCGTCGAAGTCCTCGATCGACGGGATGAAGTGGGGTACGACGAAACCTCCGTCGCTCGTGTCGCCCAGGGTCACGAGGTGCTCGGCCCCGCTGCGGGCCGCCGCGACAAGATCGGGCCGGCCGAGGTCGGCACCCGCGACGGCAAGAGCGGCCGCGATGCCGGCGATGCCGTGCGACCAGTTCGGCATCTCCCTGGGCACGTCGACCTCGACGTTCTCGCGGAAGCGAATCGGCACGAACCGCCAGTTGGTGCCGGTCTCGACGGGCTCCGCCTCTGCCATCAGCACGTCGACCGCATGCTCGGCCAGGCCGGTTGCGGCCAAGACACCCTGGCGCCTGCACCAGAGGGCGCCGAGCAGGATGCCGGCAGTGCCGAGGGTGGCGTCGTTGATCCGCGCGTTCGGGGTGAAGAGCGGCGGCTCCAGATAGGCCTGCGGCCAGCCGTTGGAGGTGGCCAGCTCGGCCAGCCTCGCAACAACGGCATCGGCCCCCGGGGCCTCCAGGGCGGTGAGGACTCCCAGGTCGCTCACGAGTCCTTCGAAGTACGAGTACGCCGTGGTGGTGGCGAGCCCTCGCCGTACTCGGCTCGCGATGCCGTCGGCGAGCGTCGTCTCCTCAGCCGTCCACGGGCGAGCCAACCCGATCTCGGCAAGCACGTGCGCGAGGCCGCCGACGCCGCTGTGCATGGCGTCACGGTCGTCGGGGACGCCGTCGCTCTCCGGCGGGACCGACTCGGGGATCCACGGCCCGTCGTCCCAGCGCACCTGGTCGAGCACCCAGCGCCAGCCGGCCTCGGCGAGGTCGGCGTAGGCGTCGGGCTCGGGCATCAGGCGAACCGACGCCGGTGCAGCGCCTTCATCTCGGCCTCGAGCTCCAGCGCCGGTCCGTCGACGACGACACCGGGCGCTACGGCACTGATCGGCAGCGGCAGCACCGGTCCCGGCGCGACGCCCCACTCGTCCAGCCAGCCGGCGAGCGCGGCCGAAGAGACGGCGTACACGATGCGGCCGAGGCCCATCCAGCCGTGGGCGGCTGAGCACATCGGGCAGTGCTCGCCGGAGGTGTAGACCGTTGCCGCGGCGCGCTCCGCCGACATGAGGTGCGTCGCAGACCACCGGGCGATCTCGAACTCGGGATGGCGGGTCTCGTCGCCGTCCTTGACCCGGTTGCGGTCGCGGAACCGCACCTCCCCCGCGGCGTCGACGAGCACCGAGCCGAAGGGCTCGTCACCGTCTGCCAGAGCCTCGCGGGCCAGGTCCACGCAGGTGCGGAGGTGGGCGAGGTCGAGGTCGTTGATGCTCATCGCAGGTCGGCCTCGCGGACGGGCAGGGCCGGCAGGCCGTCGATGCTGACGGCGTTGCGCTCGACCCAGTAGCGGTCGTAGTGCGCCTGGTCGCGCCGCGCGGCGTGGCGGTCGAGGAGATCGCGTTCGGCGACGAACTCCATGTGCGGCACGGAGAAACCGCAGGAGTCGGCGATCCGGTCGCACTCGACGACGATGATCGACCGCTGCCCGAGCTCGCGCTCCTTCGAGAACAGCGGCCGCAGCAGGTCGAACTCCGGCTCGCCCGCGATCACCACCCGGCCGCGACCCTGCAGGCGCACGATGGTGGGCGGACCCTCGAAGGCGGTGAACATCAGGGCGATCCGGCCGTTCTGACGCAGGTGCGCGATGGTCTCGGCGCCGCTGCCGGTGTAGTCGAGATAGGCGACCGTCGTCGGGTCGAGCACCACGAACGTCCCTGCCATCCCCTTGGGCGACGCGTTGACGTGCCCACCTTCGGACGGTGCCGTCGCGACCACGAACATCGGCTGGGCCAGCAGCCACTCACGCAGCTTCGGGCCGATCGTCTTCATCACTTTGCTCACGCGTCATGCTCGCATTTCGAGCAGCGCCGTGAGCGTCCTGGTGCCGACCGGCAGGCCGTGCTCGTCGTAGTAGGCGAACATCGCGCGCAGCCACGCCTCCTCGCGGCTGCTCGGCTCTCCGGTCGGGCGCTCCACCACCACGTCGACGCCCGCCTCCGCAGCGAGCTCGGCGACGGTGGCCTGTCGCGAGGCCAGCTCGTACGTCGCACCCTCGTGCCCGGGTTCGGTGAGCACGATGGCGGCCACTTCGGACACCTCATCAAGGTCGGCGAAGCCGAACTGCACTTCGGCCCGGTACGGCAGTCGCACGGTCTGCGTCAGGTCGAGGTTCTGCAGGTACGCGCCCGGCTGGAGGATCGTCCACGCCAGTCCCGAGCGTCGTACGACGTCCTCGGCCTCGGCCTTGCCGACGTGGTGCGGCATCGCCGGCGTGTACGGCGAGGCCACAGAGTGGAACACGATGCGGGCCACCCCGGCGTCGCGTGCCGCCTCGACCACGGTCGTCACGTACGCCGCCTCGTCCGGGTGCATGTTGGGCGCGATGACGTACGCCGCGTCGCAACCGCCCAGCGCGCCGGCGAGGTCCGTCCACACGTCGCGACCGAGCGGGAGTGCCGTGTGGCCGCGCCGCTCCAGCGCCGCGCAGACCGCTCGCCCGGTCTTGCCCGTGCCACCCACCACCGTGGTCCTCATGCGCCGAAACCTACGCTGGCGCCATGGATGCACCCCTCACCGCCGACGCGGTGGTGACCGCCCTCGAGGCCCACCGCGACGAGAACGAGCTGGCGACCGTACGCCGACGCCTCGCTGCCGACGAGCCCGCGATCGGGATGCGCATGGCTGACCTCTTCGCGACCGCGAAGTCCTTCACCTCGCTCCCCCTCGACGAGGTCGAAGCCCTGCTGGAGCACCCGGCGTACGAACCCCGGATGGCCGCCTTCTGCATTCTCGACTTCCAGGTCCGCGGCCGCCTGGACGACGAGGCGCGCACCGAGCGCTACGACCTCTACCTGCGCCGCCACGACCGCATCACCACCTGGGACATGGTCGACCGCTCCGCGCCGCGTGTCGTCGGCGGTCACCTGGTCGGCAGCTCACTGGCTCCACTGCACAAGCTGGCTGACTCGGCCGTCCCGCTCGAGCGCCGTACGGCGATCACGGCGCCGCTCTACTTCGTGAAGTCGGGCAGCTTCGCCGACCTGGCCGGCGGCTTCGACCTCGCCGCACGGCTCGCCACCGATGCCGAGCCGGTGGTGCAGAACGCCGTCGGCATCTTCCTCAAGCACGCCGGCACCGCCGACGAGGCCGGCCTGCGGTCGTTCCTCGACCAGCATGCTGCCTCGATGCCGCGGCCCGGTCTGCGGCTGGCGATCGAGAAGCTGCCGCCCGGGGTGCGGGCGGCGTACCTCCTCTGACGCCTGCGGACCCGGCTCTCGCGGCGACCTCGGGAGGTGGCCCGGCCGTTGCAGATAGCCTTTGCTCCGGCACCGTCACCGACATCGGGAGACATCTTGAGGCTTCTTTTCACGTCCGGGGGCGTCACGAACCCGAGCATCCACGGGGCGTTGGTCGACCTCTTGGGCAAACCGATCGCCGAATGCAACGCCCTCTGCATCCCGACGGCGGAGTACGGGCACCCCATGTGCACTCCAGCCTCGGCCTGGCGTTTCATCGCCGGCCAGACCCCGGGACCCATGTGCGACCTGGGCTGGAAGTCGTTGGGCGTGCTCGAGCTCACCGCGCTGCCCAGCATCGGCGAGGAGCGCTGGGTCCCCTGGGTCCGGGGGGCCGACGTCCTGCTGGTGGACGGCGGCGATGCGACGTATCTGTGCCACTGGATGCGGCAGTCCGGACTGGCGGACCTCCTGCCGTCCCTGCCCGACACGGTCTGGGTGGGGATGAGCGCCGGAAGCATGGTGATGACCCCCCGCATCGGTGACGACTTCGTCAACTGGAAGCCGGCCACCGGGGGCGACAGCACCCTAGGGATCGTCGACTTCTCGATCTTCCCGCACCTCGGTCACGAGCTCATGCCGGACAACACCATGCACGAGGCGGAGAAGTGGGCGGCCGGCCTCGGAGGTCCGGCGTACGCCATCGACGACGAGACCGCCATCAAGGTGACCGACGGCACCGTCGAGGTCGTCTCGCAGGGGCACTGGAAGCTGTTCCCCTCGTAGGCGTCCCCGTCGATCCGCGCGGTCAGACCTGCCGACGCGCAGCAAGATGGATAGCCAGACCGGGTCGACCTCGGGGGCACCGATGGCTCGTGGTCAC
This is a stretch of genomic DNA from Nocardioides sp. InS609-2. It encodes these proteins:
- a CDS encoding SDR family oxidoreductase, with the protein product MERPLTLITGGTRGIGAATALRLAADGHDLVLGYARDDEAAEECRLAVEDAGAQCVVVRADVADAAGVDALFVEAARRGRLTGVVNNAGATLHVGPLAETPVDVIARTVELNLTGALYVARAAVRALATTYGGRGGVIVNVSSGAATLGSPGEYVQYAAAKAGVDAMTIGLAQEVAEGGVRVVGVAPGMVRTRIHEDAGDPGRLERVSARIPLGRPGEPAEIADAIAWLMSDAASYVTGSTLRVAGGR
- a CDS encoding MFS transporter, yielding MFAHQGFARFWLAETVSGFGSYVTTVAIQVLVVLTLRGSAADVGFVNAARWLPYLLLGLVVGALVDRRRRQPVLVVTDLGRAVLLGVIPLLWFLDRLTLPVLMGVMVVFGTLSLLNDAATQSLLPRLVPRSALLAANARLDQSASVAQTSGPVVGGALVTALGAPLAVLVDSLSYLVSGVLTATVRVSETVAPRDGKLHLRREIGEGLAFVYRHRVLSPFAITTHGWFLFNSALTTVFVPFALIGLGLSAFELGVVLAAAGVGGLLGSLAATRLGLRWGAGRTVIGCQILMPVAWAIVVLAPGREEAHVLALVVVACGQFLYGIALGVSNANSMGYRQAATPDALQGRMNTTMRSVNRAMIVVGAPVGGLLADALGFRPVMWIGAAGLVLVALALALSPFRHAVHEAD
- a CDS encoding lanthionine synthetase LanC family protein yields the protein MPEPDAYADLAEAGWRWVLDQVRWDDGPWIPESVPPESDGVPDDRDAMHSGVGGLAHVLAEIGLARPWTAEETTLADGIASRVRRGLATTTAYSYFEGLVSDLGVLTALEAPGADAVVARLAELATSNGWPQAYLEPPLFTPNARINDATLGTAGILLGALWCRRQGVLAATGLAEHAVDVLMAEAEPVETGTNWRFVPIRFRENVEVDVPREMPNWSHGIAGIAAALAVAGADLGRPDLVAAARSGAEHLVTLGDTSDGGFVVPHFIPSIEDFDDATFTWCHGPTGTSLLFSALELAGVGDVFLDAWQRGGEDDDLAFAVRLADALVERAITDGPHAFWRFVEHRNEDPLLPPGVGWMQGGAGIAAYLFRTARLLRDGREAPAVARLDTWWGLPGQ
- a CDS encoding nucleoside deaminase, with protein sequence MSINDLDLAHLRTCVDLAREALADGDEPFGSVLVDAAGEVRFRDRNRVKDGDETRHPEFEIARWSATHLMSAERAAATVYTSGEHCPMCSAAHGWMGLGRIVYAVSSAALAGWLDEWGVAPGPVLPLPISAVAPGVVVDGPALELEAEMKALHRRRFA
- a CDS encoding pyridoxamine 5'-phosphate oxidase family protein; amino-acid sequence: MSKVMKTIGPKLREWLLAQPMFVVATAPSEGGHVNASPKGMAGTFVVLDPTTVAYLDYTGSGAETIAHLRQNGRIALMFTAFEGPPTIVRLQGRGRVVIAGEPEFDLLRPLFSKERELGQRSIIVVECDRIADSCGFSVPHMEFVAERDLLDRHAARRDQAHYDRYWVERNAVSIDGLPALPVREADLR
- a CDS encoding NAD(P)H-binding protein, translating into MRTTVVGGTGKTGRAVCAALERRGHTALPLGRDVWTDLAGALGGCDAAYVIAPNMHPDEAAYVTTVVEAARDAGVARIVFHSVASPYTPAMPHHVGKAEAEDVVRRSGLAWTILQPGAYLQNLDLTQTVRLPYRAEVQFGFADLDEVSEVAAIVLTEPGHEGATYELASRQATVAELAAEAGVDVVVERPTGEPSSREEAWLRAMFAYYDEHGLPVGTRTLTALLEMRA
- a CDS encoding DNA alkylation repair protein; amino-acid sequence: MDAPLTADAVVTALEAHRDENELATVRRRLAADEPAIGMRMADLFATAKSFTSLPLDEVEALLEHPAYEPRMAAFCILDFQVRGRLDDEARTERYDLYLRRHDRITTWDMVDRSAPRVVGGHLVGSSLAPLHKLADSAVPLERRTAITAPLYFVKSGSFADLAGGFDLAARLATDAEPVVQNAVGIFLKHAGTADEAGLRSFLDQHAASMPRPGLRLAIEKLPPGVRAAYLL
- a CDS encoding Type 1 glutamine amidotransferase-like domain-containing protein yields the protein MCTPASAWRFIAGQTPGPMCDLGWKSLGVLELTALPSIGEERWVPWVRGADVLLVDGGDATYLCHWMRQSGLADLLPSLPDTVWVGMSAGSMVMTPRIGDDFVNWKPATGGDSTLGIVDFSIFPHLGHELMPDNTMHEAEKWAAGLGGPAYAIDDETAIKVTDGTVEVVSQGHWKLFPS